One segment of Microbacterium arborescens DNA contains the following:
- a CDS encoding winged helix-turn-helix transcriptional regulator codes for MVGDIEDVTWTDSTCPVARTIDLVGDRWSLLIIRDAMDGARSFTDFQQRTGVARNILTERLRRLVDRGLLRREAAASGRRQHYVLTEAGRDFFTVIVALRQWGERHVFEDGEPRSVLVDADGHVLAEMRPVDSDGRAVNADSTAVVRPVGAS; via the coding sequence ATGGTCGGAGATATCGAGGACGTGACCTGGACCGACTCGACGTGCCCGGTCGCTCGGACGATCGACCTTGTCGGCGACCGGTGGAGCCTGCTGATCATCCGCGACGCGATGGACGGCGCCCGGTCGTTCACCGACTTCCAGCAGCGCACCGGCGTTGCGCGCAACATCCTCACGGAGAGGCTGCGGCGCCTCGTCGATCGCGGGCTGTTGAGGCGTGAGGCTGCGGCATCCGGTCGCCGCCAGCACTACGTCCTCACCGAAGCGGGGCGCGACTTCTTCACGGTGATCGTCGCGCTCCGGCAGTGGGGCGAGCGTCACGTGTTCGAGGATGGCGAGCCGCGCTCAGTCCTCGTCGATGCGGACGGGCATGTGCTCGCAGAAATGAGGCCGGTGGACTCGGATGGGCGTGCCGTCAACGCCGACTCGACGGCTGTCGTTCGCCCCGTTGGGGCGAGTTGA